gcAGTTTTGTTTACGTTTTCTATTTTACTCATTTCCGCGATAAATTTCCGTTAAACCCTGAGATATAAAAGGAATATCGGTGAAACTAGTCtcaaatagtaataaaaataagtgTTCATCATGGATAATCTCAGAAACATTTGGAAACCCGAACGTAAGTCTGTGGTAATCGTATCGATCTCTTGTGAAAGGTGCTGAATAACTTTACAATTACtcataatgtaaatatttttttcacagtCTATCGCATTCAATTAGAAGCCCCGAAGCCGCACCGTATAATATGTGAGAATCGTCCCGATAAGCCTGAGTTTTACGGCAAGGAATACCACGGCATTATGGGTCACAAAGAAGCTACTTTACGCTTACAAAATGAGCCGAATGGTGCATATCTTATTAGAAGAGGAAACGATTTCAATGACTTTTACACCTTAACATGGAGGTAAGTTGCTGTACTGCAGCtggttttaataaattataaaatttagatACTCCTTGATATTAAgttgtaagtttattttaagtaaaattaacttattataaaataaatgacatGGACTTTTTTACAAGTCATTGATAGTGTTACAAATGTAACTTGCTTAGaaaaaaacaaaactatttaaatatgaatagaTATATTAAACTAGAAGTGATTTAAGGTACTAATTATGTGTGAACTGTGATCATTCTTTTGCAGGTTCAATGACAAAATCCACCATTACAAACTATATTACGATGGCCACCATTACCTCAAAGACAAGCGGTATGACTGCATCTACGACTTGGTTGCAGACGGTCTTATAACAACGCACATGGAGCTTAAAGCTCGACACATCCTGGAGATGATTAACTCTCGGGCAAGTTATACAGAGAGCCCGTATGTTACATTAAACCGACGGAAGTTGACCACTTTGCAAAGAAAGCAGCAGTAAGTTcaacaatacatatttatacatcaaattaagatcggcctgagtggagagcactgcaacaTACAGCGACATAACTTATGTTTGTCAcaaccctcagtcatgaggtttcaAAGAAGAGATacatcaaattattttgtttttttttaaattacatgttaaaattgtattttaaattgTGTGTTATATGCCTTGAGTAATAATGAATGTAATTAAAGGGGAATTTTGTAGTTATCAGAGTATCTGACAAGTTTGTTATGTACCTATGTTGAGTCTATCTTAAGGAGAAACAACTGAAATATCAGGCCAATAAAACACTGtaaagttaattttttaaaacctGACTAGCCAAAACTAGAGTCTAGAAATCTTTctttacatattttatgtagatatgaCCAAGAAAGTGTTAAATTTCGAAAGTATCTTAATTTCAGAGCGAACAGACAACTCCCAATAACGACTACCGACAACGCAAGCACCTTAGAACTAGACAAGAAGCTTGTGTTAGACCTCACACCATCGCTTGAAGAAAACCCTCTGCTACAAAGCAAATACTCTAAAAGCCATACATTTAAGGTTCACACATTCAAGGGCCTGAATTGGTGTGAGCTGTGTGCAAATTTCCTGTGGGGCTTCACAGCGCAAGGGGTAAAATGTGAAGGTATGTCTTTCCTAGTTGGTAATTGTTCTTGCTGTAGTACAAATGTTGCTATCAAATGGACATTATGTTTATTCCAAAGTAAATTAGATCAATCCTTCAATGGATTCCACTATTCACAACCACAGTGGACTAGAAATTTACTATGAAGTCTTTTCTTTGCTCTACATAATTCTAATTCCGTGGTCATTACTCATTAgtagttttttctaaatattctGCAAGCCAATTTTGCTTGTAGACTCAGAAAGCTTATAACCTGACAAACCTTGCATACTATTTTGAACTATGAATTGGTGCGTAGGGTTGTActgtttcaaataaatattcgACATTTCTCGCCCTCAATTATTTGATTTCTCCATTTTGTTCCTAATAGCAACAATGGATTTTAACTCCTTACAAATTTCAGATTGCGGCTTCATAGCCCATTCAAAATGCTCCGAACGCGTCCCGAACCACTGTGTCCCGGACTTGAAGAAGATCCGCGGCGTCTTCGGCATAGATCTGACGACGTTGCTCAACGCGCACTCTAGCACGTTGCCTTTCGTCGTGCGCAAGTGTGTGAGCGAGATAGAAGCTAGGGGCATGGACTCCGAGGGGATCTATAGGGTGTCGGGCTTCGCTGATGAGATTGAGGCGTTGAAAATGGCTTTTGACAAAGGTGAGTGGATTCGATGACTTCTAGCTTAAGTAGgcgtttatatatatatatatacaccgtgtttcacttaacactaaaaacctgaaaactgtttgttcagaatcgagagtagaatcgattgagctatatcttgatggggtaatattttttgttttaatttgtattattagttattgtttacgtgcccattctacaaattcgtaatacaacattgtgcatatcatattgttagaggttgtatacctttttcagtatttaagggtattaatactggctggttacttggacgattattttttccgctacgagatagacgtcgtgcgtcagtttaattttaaagtttatcataagtcataacaaattgaactcgtacctaattacaaccttgtcattttgaatgttaggtttaaatttgcttactgcgtcacctgtccaatttgaagtttactgtgacacaggttaaagtgctttacatagctgtctattggtaaacc
Above is a window of Leguminivora glycinivorella isolate SPB_JAAS2020 chromosome 19, LegGlyc_1.1, whole genome shotgun sequence DNA encoding:
- the LOC125236425 gene encoding beta-chimaerin-like yields the protein MDNLRNIWKPELYRIQLEAPKPHRIICENRPDKPEFYGKEYHGIMGHKEATLRLQNEPNGAYLIRRGNDFNDFYTLTWRFNDKIHHYKLYYDGHHYLKDKRYDCIYDLVADGLITTHMELKARHILEMINSRASYTESPYVTLNRRKLTTLQRKQQANRQLPITTTDNASTLELDKKLVLDLTPSLEENPLLQSKYSKSHTFKVHTFKGLNWCELCANFLWGFTAQGVKCEDCGFIAHSKCSERVPNHCVPDLKKIRGVFGIDLTTLLNAHSSTLPFVVRKCVSEIEARGMDSEGIYRVSGFADEIEALKMAFDKDGEAADLSQFSNINVVAGTLKLYLRLLPVPLITYDVHPKFVQATQMKTPSDQVGMLRECLDLLPKAHYNCLQYVVQHLYRVSQMSEVNKMGSHNLSTVLAPTLVATPPAVTDLSFEIRALQALIDYCPAIYYQNK